The following is a genomic window from Anaerolineae bacterium.
AGGAGTCTAATCCACTCACGCCGGAACCGTCGAACCTAATCGAGTCGCTCAGCCATAGGCTGAAGTTTTATAGGATAATAAAAGAACAAAAAAGCTCCCCGTCAACGGAGCTTTTTTATTGGCGTCGTATCAGTGGACGATCCTACAGACATATTTCTGTATGCAGTTGCCAGATTTTAAACCACCCTGGGGGTCTATCCGAAATTTAAGGATAGACCGGGGGAGCGCGAGAGTTATCCGCCCAAATTTCTTCTGGAGTGTTCAGATTGCAGATTGACTAAAATTCTGGACACATCCGCATCAAGGATGAAAGAGCCTGATGAAACAGACCCAGCTAAAAGAACTGCTCCTGGCCGGCGGCCTGGACCTTACTTTGTGGGGCCGGGATCATGCCAAAAGTGTGGCCGACCTGTGGCAAGAAATTGCTGCGGGCGAGGCGCGCCTCCAAACCAAACCGCTGCTCCGGCTGGTCTCGGTGGTTCAGGTCATCATTCGGCGGAAGGGGCGAGTGCTGCTAGAAATTGAGCAGGAATTTGATGACGGCCGCCGCCGCTTGCGCCGGCAACCCCCCGCCGACAAAATGAAGCCCGCCGAAACCTACGCCGAGGCCGCCCGGCGCTGTTTGGCGGAAGAACTGGGAGTGGACCGGGCAAACGTAACAATTCTGGAGTCCACCTACCAACAAACCAAAAAGATCACCGACTCGCCCTCTTATCCCGGCCTGCGTACCCGCTACGTGTTTCATCAGGTAGAGGCCCGCGTGCCGGGCCTGCCGGATACAGATTTTTGGACGGACGAGATCGCGTCCAATAAACAGGACCCGGTCAAAAGGCATCACTGGGCCTGGCAACCAGATAGCTGACCACAGGCGGCCTGGCCGGAGAGGCTGAAGCGTTTACCTTGACCTGGCCCAAAACCAGCGCCAGGCTCCCACTTTTTGCCGGTAGACCACCTGGCCCGCCTGGTTGACCACTATTACCCACCGGCTCCGCCAGGCCACTCCAGGCCCGGGGGGTTGGCCGAAGTAAATGGTATACTCATTGTTCCTGGCCGACTGCCACTGATAATGCTCCGACAAAAGGCTAGCCTGTTCAGGCGGGGTGATGGTCTCCCCGGCCATGGCCGCATGGCAGGTTTGGCACGTTTTTTTGGCCAAACAACGATGACAATAGGTTTGCCCGCACCAATCACAGCAAGAGCTATGCTCAGGGCAGTACGGCGCGCCGCAAATGGCGCAGGTTTTAATATGGGTGGCGCACAGCCAATGCTGGCAGTAGTGGCAACGGGCTACGCAATCCACACAAACCAGGCTACCACACATAGCGCAGGGCTGGATGCCGCACGCCCGGCAAATATCTCGCCGGCAATGCCCGCAAGTTTCCAGACAATCGGGATGAACCGTGTGTTGCCGGTCGCAGAGGGCCAGTTGGTCCAGGGGCCGCCGGCAGTGATGGCAGGTCAGGTTCTCCACCTGGCCGGTGTGCAGATTTTGGGCAAAGGTTACGGTTTGGCGGGTATGGCGGGTGGCCAGGGTCAGGCGGTAATGGGCTACCGGCATTAACCCCAGGGCATAACTGATAGGCCGGAGCGTTATCCGCAGGCGATGGCGTTCCACTTCATCGGCTATCTTTTGGGCCAGGTCGCGCTGCAAGTCGGCCTTGATGGCTTCGGCTTGGGCGGGGTCGGTGGGGTGGACCTCGTTTTGCAAACGGCGATAGTAGGCGGTCAGCCGGAGCAATGCTTTTTCCAGACCGGGCCGGCCGGCTTCTTCTATGGCCGCGGCGCGGGTGGCGGCGTGTTGGCGGGCCGCTTCACCGGCTTGCGCAACCAACTCTTGCAGATGGCCGGGGTCAACCGGCCGGGGCTGATCAGGAGGCAGGTAATCGTTGCTGCCGGTCAAGAAGTCAAGCAAGTCGGGACGGGGGAGGCCGTTGCTATCCAGGGCAATGGTCACCAGTTCCTCCTGCTTTTCGGTGGAACGATAAATGGCCCGGAAATTAAAAAGGTAAACGGGTTGGGAGAGCAGTTCGACGTGCCGGTCAAGCAAACGGCAGTGGTGGAGCGGCAGGGGCAGGTCAGCCACATCCCCCGGCTTAAAGTCAACGCGGCTGGGCAGTTGTAATTGGGCCACTTCGCCGCGGCCGGCCAGCAGGGCCAGCATCCGGTCAAACACCCGGCTGCCGTAAACCAGCAGGTCTTCAGTAGGCGATAATTCGCGCATGGTGCCATCGCCGGTGGGGAAAACCAAATAGAGCCGGGGTTTGCCAAAGGCATCGGCCAGGTGAGGGGGTAAGTCTACCACCAGCTCGCCATCCTGATGCTGAAGCTGCGCCCCAAAGTGCGAGAAGAATGTTTCGGCAAAAGACCGCATGGCAGACATGGCTCAACTCCGGTCAGGCTGTAGGCAGTAAAGGATGCATCAGCCAAACACCTCGTCAAAGGCGTCCAGTAAATCCGAGAGTTCGTCGGAGGCGGCGCGGATTTGTTGGTACGTGGCCTGGGCTTTATCCAAAATTTTCTCCAACTCGGCCAGCAGTTGCTGCAATTCTTCCTCAGACTGGCTGCTGGCCCAAGCGTCCTCAAGATACCCCTCAAAACCGCCCCGGTCGTCCAGTTCACCCAAGATCAGGTCCAGTTCGCCGATGACCAGCTCAAACATGCGGATTTTGTGAGCCAGCAGGTTCAGAATGTACGCCTCAATGGTATCATTGGCCGCAAGATTGAAGATGCTGACCGTTTCCCGTTGGCCCAGGCGGTGGAGCCGCCCCACCCGCTGTTCGATGCGCATGGGGTTCCAGGGCAGGTCGTAATTGATCAACTGGTGGCAGAATTGCAGGTTGTGGCCCTCGCCGCCGGAGCGGGTGCTGATCATCACCCGCACGGATTGGCGGAATTGGCGCACAGCCTCAACCCGTTCCTGGGCCGACATGCCGCCGTGAAAGACAACGGTTTCATATCCGGCCTCGTCCAAAGCGCGGCGCAGGGCGTGCAGCGAGGGCAGGTAGTCGGTGAAAATAAGAAACCGGCCGGGATATTGGGCCAAAATAGAAAGCACGGCTTCGATTTTGCGGCTGCGGGTGATGCCCCAGGCCAGAACCAGATATTCAATGAGTTGGGGGTCGGCTTGCCGGTCAACCATTTTTTTTAAGGTTTGGGCAGCGGCCTGGGGGCTGGAACACAACTCTTTTTGCAGCGTCATCAGGGTCATCCGCTGGACGCCGGTCAATTTTTGCGGCGAGCCGGCGGCGGGAGCGGGTTGGAGGAGTTGCCGGCGGATGTAGGCGGTTACGCCGTCGTATAGCTCGCGTTCGGGCGGGGTGAGAGGGAGGGCATAAACAGCCGCCTGGCGCGGGGGAAAGCGCACGCCCACGCTACTGCGCCGGTTGCGGATCATGACTTCTTGCAATAGGTTGCGCAGAGCCGCCGGGTGGCGGGGGGCGGATTTACGCCGGTCAGACCCCAACCGCAGGTGGCAGACAAAATGAGTGCGGACACGCCAGCCGGATTTATGGCTGACGGCCGCAAAGTCGGTGATTTCGTAGCCGCGGGCCAGCAAACGTTTGACCTGTTTCACAGCCTGCCGTCCGCGTCCATCCAGGCTCTTGAGGTGGTCAAAGTCGGCCGGGTTATCCGTGTGGGCCAAAATCCATTGGCCGGCGGATTGGTCTTGCCGGTAAGCTTGGCGGTCGGTCCGGTTCAGGTTCAAATATTGGAGACACCGCTCTGTCTCAAGTCCGGTTGGGTGAGCAGGCCCGGCGATAACGGTGCGGTGGGACGAGGGCGGGGCCAGGCGAAAATTCTGCTGAAAGGCCCGGCGTGTGCCCAGGTGACCGGGCCGCAGAATGGTAATGAGGTTGTAGAGTTCCAGCAGGTCGTTGTGAACGGGGGTGGCAGTGAGCATAAGCACGTAGCGTTTGCGGATTTGGTTGACAAACTGGTAGGCCCGCGTGCGATGATTTTTCAGTTTGTGGGCCTCATCCACAATGAGCAGGTCGTACTCGCGGGTTAGGAGGCGTTTGGACCAGGCAGTGGTTTTGGCCCGATCCAGGGACACAATCCAGCGGCAAGGAGCGTTGTCGGGGAGGGAGTTGGGCAGTTGGCGACGATTTTCCAGCACGGTAAAATCTTCAAAGAACTTGGTCTCCATTTCCTCACGCCACTGCCAGGTGAGCGAGGCCGGGGTGAGGATGAGGATGCTGTGGGCCAGGCCCCGCTCAATGAGTTCCTTCATTATAATCCCGGCTTCAATGGTTTTGCCCAGGCCCACTTCATCGGCCAGCAGGGCCTGCCCGCCCATATCGCGCAGAGCGCGCAGGGCGGCTTCCAGTTGATGCCGGTAATGGTCAACGTTGATGTCGTC
Proteins encoded in this region:
- a CDS encoding NUDIX hydrolase: MKQTQLKELLLAGGLDLTLWGRDHAKSVADLWQEIAAGEARLQTKPLLRLVSVVQVIIRRKGRVLLEIEQEFDDGRRRLRRQPPADKMKPAETYAEAARRCLAEELGVDRANVTILESTYQQTKKITDSPSYPGLRTRYVFHQVEARVPGLPDTDFWTDEIASNKQDPVKRHHWAWQPDS
- a CDS encoding DEAD/DEAH box helicase family protein, whose translation is MTTNPEWLELSSPPVPAAKKQPRDSAPTCPTCGWPVTGKTKTCPHCGHSLNRGPATNLLAELALELPLHLIEIAPAPPRWFDEETTPDPPALYHLRLQAERLQTTTGFDRLICLDDINVDHYRHQLEAALRALRDMGGQALLADEVGLGKTIEAGIIMKELIERGLAHSILILTPASLTWQWREEMETKFFEDFTVLENRRQLPNSLPDNAPCRWIVSLDRAKTTAWSKRLLTREYDLLIVDEAHKLKNHRTRAYQFVNQIRKRYVLMLTATPVHNDLLELYNLITILRPGHLGTRRAFQQNFRLAPPSSHRTVIAGPAHPTGLETERCLQYLNLNRTDRQAYRQDQSAGQWILAHTDNPADFDHLKSLDGRGRQAVKQVKRLLARGYEITDFAAVSHKSGWRVRTHFVCHLRLGSDRRKSAPRHPAALRNLLQEVMIRNRRSSVGVRFPPRQAAVYALPLTPPERELYDGVTAYIRRQLLQPAPAAGSPQKLTGVQRMTLMTLQKELCSSPQAAAQTLKKMVDRQADPQLIEYLVLAWGITRSRKIEAVLSILAQYPGRFLIFTDYLPSLHALRRALDEAGYETVVFHGGMSAQERVEAVRQFRQSVRVMISTRSGGEGHNLQFCHQLINYDLPWNPMRIEQRVGRLHRLGQRETVSIFNLAANDTIEAYILNLLAHKIRMFELVIGELDLILGELDDRGGFEGYLEDAWASSQSEEELQQLLAELEKILDKAQATYQQIRAASDELSDLLDAFDEVFG